The following are from one region of the Vibrio hyugaensis genome:
- the btuF gene encoding vitamin B12 ABC transporter substrate-binding protein BtuF gives MNKLCFTLPLLFSAVTFANTPAQRIISLAPHATEIAYAAGLGDKLIAVSEMSDYPEQAKELETVSNYQGMKLERIIALHPDLVIAWPAGNPAKELDKLKQFGIPIYYSTTGTLEDIATNIEQLSQYSEKPETGQKAAAEFRAQLDALKEKYNTEDKVSYFYQLSEKPIITVAGNNWPSEVFNFCGGENIFAKGSAPYPQVSIEQVITRKPEVMFTSRHAMSNNGMWSEWKNDIPALENKHVWSLNSDWINRPTPRTLNAITEVCEHFETVRQKR, from the coding sequence ATGAACAAACTTTGCTTTACTCTTCCTTTACTCTTCTCTGCAGTAACGTTTGCCAATACTCCGGCGCAACGCATTATCAGTTTGGCCCCACACGCAACCGAGATAGCTTATGCTGCCGGCCTGGGCGATAAACTGATCGCTGTTAGTGAAATGAGTGACTACCCAGAGCAAGCAAAGGAACTTGAGACGGTCTCCAACTATCAAGGAATGAAACTCGAACGTATTATTGCACTTCATCCCGATTTAGTTATTGCATGGCCAGCGGGTAATCCAGCCAAAGAACTTGATAAGCTCAAGCAGTTTGGCATTCCTATCTACTACTCAACCACTGGAACGTTAGAAGACATCGCTACGAACATTGAGCAGCTCAGCCAATACAGTGAAAAACCAGAAACAGGTCAAAAAGCCGCAGCAGAGTTTCGAGCACAGCTGGACGCGCTGAAAGAAAAATACAACACCGAAGATAAAGTCAGTTATTTCTATCAACTAAGTGAGAAACCAATCATCACCGTTGCAGGCAATAACTGGCCTAGTGAAGTCTTCAACTTCTGCGGTGGTGAAAATATCTTTGCCAAAGGCAGTGCACCTTACCCCCAAGTGAGCATTGAGCAAGTGATAACTCGCAAGCCAGAAGTTATGTTCACGTCTCGACATGCCATGAGCAATAATGGAATGTGGTCTGAGTGGAAAAACGATATTCCGGCGCTTGAGAACAAGCATGTATGGTCACTAAACTCAGACTGGATAAATCGCCCAACCCCAAGAACCTTAAACGCGATCACAGAGGTGTGTGAACACTTTGAAACCGTTCGGCAAAAACGCTAA
- a CDS encoding cobalamin biosynthesis family protein: protein MEEIFQQLYANGALLVMWGALLFHLLIPIPHTAHPVTLWHKFAEQLAYKVNNHHNHSQSLISGGLALMLMLLPCLVLLIAMKPLVWQGPLFELALLLIALDWRNNESLAKQLITAMSNEDKARSRSLLAPYLNRDTHTLSLLGIGKAGAETIIMGYGRNVVCVLFWYGLTGGIGALMYRLTTELSRAWSPSRRQFSPFGKPAIQLVAALEIIPLRLFALFITIGKNLSTVSSGMLQQAKSWPLPGPSWLLCAVGNKLQLSLGGPALYQGQRAERAKIGGRIAPSAIHLAQIQTLLVWRIFAWVVIQSLTLGFLYQGL from the coding sequence ATGGAAGAAATCTTTCAGCAACTTTATGCCAATGGTGCGCTCCTCGTTATGTGGGGCGCACTGTTATTTCACCTTTTAATTCCCATTCCTCACACTGCTCATCCAGTGACTTTGTGGCACAAGTTCGCAGAACAACTGGCATACAAAGTTAACAACCATCACAACCACTCACAAAGCTTAATATCCGGAGGCCTCGCACTTATGCTGATGCTTCTCCCTTGTTTGGTGTTGTTGATCGCGATGAAACCTTTGGTGTGGCAAGGCCCCCTATTTGAGCTAGCTCTCTTATTGATAGCCTTAGACTGGCGTAACAATGAATCACTAGCTAAACAACTCATTACCGCAATGTCTAATGAAGACAAAGCTCGGAGTAGAAGCCTACTTGCGCCTTATCTTAATCGTGATACCCATACGTTATCTTTATTGGGTATCGGCAAAGCAGGCGCAGAAACCATTATCATGGGGTACGGACGTAACGTCGTTTGTGTGTTGTTTTGGTATGGATTAACAGGTGGTATAGGCGCATTGATGTATCGCCTTACGACAGAGCTCTCCCGAGCGTGGTCACCAAGTCGCCGTCAGTTTTCACCTTTTGGTAAGCCCGCCATTCAGTTAGTGGCAGCCTTAGAAATTATCCCACTGCGCTTATTCGCTCTTTTTATCACGATAGGCAAAAACCTCTCTACGGTAAGTTCTGGCATGCTGCAACAGGCAAAAAGCTGGCCGTTACCAGGACCATCATGGCTGCTCTGTGCTGTTGGCAATAAGTTACAGCTTTCACTCGGTGGCCCTGCACTCTATCAAGGACAACGTGCTGAGCGAGCTAAAATCGGAGGTCGAATCGCACCGTCTGCGATTCACCTAGCACAAATTCAAACTTTGCTGGTATGGCGTATTTTTGCTTGGGTCGTCATCCAAAGTCTTACTCTTGGATTCCTATATCAAGGATTATGA
- a CDS encoding LysR family transcriptional regulator, translating to MLLEGIETLLVLSKEKTMSRTGSQLYISQSAVSKRIANLEKKLGKKLIEPSGRHIKLTSEATALISTIEPTFNELRGQIHDQQELEDSSLIRMDCSETLVAGYLSLIMEERLTQDPYLRISTNHTPRIVENVKSGKATLGFCAGYLPPHHGLMSFHLADEPFSIISKHKLTSLPKAILTNDLNNPANTYQQAVLSKHNIQPLMEMDSYTAAAQLALGGMAPALIPRSIIKTLNIASEYRYDFEELNPLVRPMHICLRHNAYRNERIKTVIESIADVVAKEVLSPST from the coding sequence ATGTTACTGGAAGGCATTGAAACACTCTTGGTTTTAAGTAAAGAGAAGACCATGAGTCGCACTGGCAGCCAGCTTTACATCAGCCAATCAGCAGTAAGTAAGCGCATTGCGAATCTAGAAAAAAAGCTAGGAAAGAAGCTCATTGAGCCCAGTGGCCGCCATATCAAACTCACCTCAGAAGCCACCGCACTGATCAGCACAATAGAACCAACTTTCAATGAATTACGTGGTCAGATCCATGACCAACAAGAGCTCGAAGATTCTTCGTTAATTCGAATGGACTGCTCGGAAACGTTAGTTGCAGGTTACCTAAGCCTAATAATGGAAGAGCGATTAACCCAAGACCCTTATCTTAGAATTTCCACCAACCATACGCCTCGTATCGTTGAGAATGTCAAATCAGGCAAAGCCACGCTTGGGTTTTGTGCAGGTTATCTACCCCCGCACCATGGTTTGATGAGTTTCCACCTCGCGGATGAACCTTTCTCAATTATTAGCAAACATAAACTCACTTCTTTGCCAAAAGCGATCCTAACCAATGACTTGAATAACCCAGCCAACACCTATCAACAAGCAGTTTTGTCTAAGCACAACATTCAACCTTTAATGGAAATGGACTCATACACTGCAGCGGCACAATTGGCATTAGGAGGAATGGCACCTGCTTTAATTCCTAGATCGATAATAAAAACCTTGAATATCGCCTCGGAATATCGCTATGACTTTGAGGAACTCAATCCACTAGTTCGCCCGATGCACATCTGCCTACGACACAATGCTTATCGAAATGAGCGTATTAAAACAGTGATAGAATCCATTGCTGATGTTGTTGCCAAAGAAGTTTTGTCGCCATCAACATAG
- a CDS encoding TRIC cation channel family protein, producing the protein MDSMLLYMIDLFGTAVFAVSGVLLAGRLKMDPFGVIVLGSVTAIGGGTIRDMALGATPVFWITDTTYLWVIFITCLLTMILIRRPKRLPWWVLPVCDAIGLAVFVGIGVEKALAYNASGMVAVIMGVITGCGGGIIRDVLAREVPMVLRSEVYATACIIGGIFHTMALSMGYDHSVALLAGVISTLIIRLGAIRWHLSLPTFAINR; encoded by the coding sequence ATGGACTCCATGCTGCTTTATATGATCGATTTATTCGGTACTGCTGTCTTCGCGGTTTCTGGTGTTTTACTCGCAGGCCGATTAAAGATGGACCCCTTCGGTGTGATCGTACTCGGTAGTGTAACGGCTATTGGCGGCGGCACCATTCGCGATATGGCGCTTGGTGCAACCCCAGTCTTCTGGATCACAGACACCACTTATCTTTGGGTAATTTTCATCACCTGTTTACTCACTATGATTTTAATTCGTCGTCCTAAACGCTTGCCTTGGTGGGTGCTCCCCGTCTGTGACGCAATTGGTTTGGCGGTATTCGTCGGCATCGGTGTCGAAAAAGCGCTAGCCTACAATGCATCTGGTATGGTGGCGGTGATCATGGGTGTCATCACTGGCTGCGGCGGCGGTATTATCCGTGATGTGCTTGCACGAGAAGTGCCGATGGTATTACGAAGTGAAGTCTACGCGACGGCCTGTATTATTGGCGGCATCTTCCACACCATGGCTCTAAGCATGGGGTATGATCACTCTGTCGCTTTACTTGCGGGCGTCATTTCAACACTGATAATTCGCCTTGGTGCTATTCGTTGGCACTTATCATTACCGACGTTTGCAATCAATCGCTAA